atcaatgcggccagggtggtaggtgcagggtctttaatgtggaggtagcaacctttatctttgacatttcttcaacaccagtgcttctggggcattctagggtttaccccttttaaccattggttttaACCGTgccatcccctaatctttattgcgaaaccccgagttcttcggtgtccgtccgaggataagttcaccctcggctggatcctcggaccctcggcgtatgggccgacccatagtaccaacaaattctaaacccagtagcaggtcggccttccttaatacggcccaaaaggcccacattctcatcaggatctttttgccccccacaacaAGCACACAAAACATGCAAATTATTATTCAGCTGACCCTCTTGGTCTTATGTGGAAACTTTATACCACGTCCCTTGGCCGACTTCTTTTGGCCgacttcttttatatatatatccaacttTAAGTAAGTAAGGTtatatcaattaatattttttattaaatgtaaattttaacaatttcatcattgaattatattttctttttcttacaaattttaaaaataataaaaaattgataactttttcatctatcacatatttaaatttaatatatatatttgttgtttaaaattatgcatacaTAATGAGTTTCtagatcaaataataaataatattcaattcaaaaaaaaattgacatgtgtattaagaatataGAGAACGTATAATCTAATGATGTGGTTTTCAAATTGTTATTTCAAAGAACTATTAGAGTATCCGCATAAGTGGAtgcaaaaattttgtatatttgcacatttaaaacctattttttctattttacactccCATTTTTACATAACACCCAtatcagtttgtctattatacacatttattcaaataaaatattctaaacCTTTTATAAGTTGGGTTTCCTATGCAAAGCCGATCAATACCCCTAATCAACCCACCCATCAAAATCTCAGCCACCATCAACCTAATCAATacccatcaaaacccaccatcAACCCGATCAAAATCCCAATTACTGTCGCTTCCGCCGGACCCACACATCATGTCCCTGAGAGCTCCACCATGGCACTGGGTCTCGTGCATCATGGTTTGCCTGTTGATCTCAAAGAGCCTCCTCCATGCGTCGTGCGTCGTGCTTTCTGGCTCTCGTGGGTCTCGTGCGTTGTTGTTCTAGAAAGTTCTGAGCTTTTATGATGATCACCGTAGGTGGGATACTGGTGATCAGTGAACTGATCGGTGGACTGAGGGTGAGGCTGGACTGAGGGAGAGATAAAACAAGAGAAGTGAGCCAGAGAAGCTGAGGGAGTGAgatgaaggagagagaaaaaaatctaaaatattagATACAAGATCTACAGTagccgtgcatatatgcacggttactatagcAAATGTGCAAATATGCACACTTATAGAAGTATTGATGTGGAACATTTTTGaggcaaaatgtgtaaaattgatgtctttttcTATTAGGCAAGACTTTGCATCcactaatgtggatgctcttatggaatgatgtaacattgcttaaaattatgtcatattggattctcaaaaaaaaaaacttatatcatATTTAACTTGATCCTAatacacacacccacacatcatgtcttacatcaTGTGTGTATTATTCAATTAGGCTTTGAAGAGAGTTCAAGTGGCAATAGTTGCTTAGAGAAGATAAGGTTCTCTTGTCCTATGCTATTGTGAGAGGGAGTTCTTTAAGTGTATTTGAGCTTAGGGTTTGTTAGATTACTCGTGTCATGTTTTGTAATCTCTATTTTCTTAGTAAAGTTTTTTCCTTGATGTCATACATGGATGTAATTCCAAAGCCAAACAACATATATCTTTTTTACTTCCTATGTGATTGTTTCTTCTTATTTCTATATCTATTTCATGTAAATCCACTATTTTTGGATAACATACATAACAAATTAATAAGTATCAAAAGTTTTGCCATAGCAATAAGCTGGTATCAGAGTAGTGGGTTCTTTGTTTAGATTTGAGGGGATGTTTTAGTTTTGCTTTGGGTTCATTATTGAAGCAATTGATTGTTTCAATAACCGCAAGATCTATTTGCTTGTCTAGTTATCTGTTACttggatttttcaaaatgacGATAAATGTTTCATTGGCAACAAAATTTGagatagaaaatattaatgggaaaattgatttcaatttgtggCATAATAATTAAGATGTGTGCTTTCTTAGTACAACAAGGATTGTTGAAAGCACTGAAGGGGAAGGATGTTTTGCCAGCAACACTATcagatgaggaaaaaaaaatctcttgcaATGGGCACAAAGAAGAACACCACAACAAAATCGGGTtgcaaaatttatgaaaaaaattctttggGAAACGGCTTGTTGGGATCGACAAGCTAGCAAGTTGTTCATATCACAGAAGAATCACATTGAGAAGAAAGTACTTGAATGTTCTAGTATGTAGTGATCTAAGCCAATGAATACTCCATTTGCGGCACATTTAAATCTTCTGGCGGCTTCGTCACCACAATTTGAGATGGAAAAGGAGCACATGTATGTTTTGTTCCTATGCTATTGCAGTTGGTAGAATGGTGTAGAGGAAAAGGATATCTCTATAGGTTATGTCTTCATCTTACCTTGTTGTGCCATCAATCGAAAGGCGACGTTATAACGAAAGGGTGGTACAGGCTACAATGGATAATCCAAGAGGTATGATAACTAAGTCAATTCCTTTGAACAAGCTGATTATTTACAATTAATGATAGCACTTACATTGGCTTTGATGAAGGCGATGAAAGAGGTCCGTTTTGTGAGGCTTAACTAATACAAGATTACTGTGCACCCTTGGTGTGGAGCTAAATTAGAGTGGAGattttatcttataaaaaaaaaaataaataaatacaagacAAGGTGGAGATTTGTTGCATCGTTGGGTAGAATTAATTCTGTATAAGGAACTAATATTAGTCGACTAAGTCTTGTTATGGtttcaattatttttccttCATGTAGGGAAAGCACACGTGTAGAACTAGCTCATTATTATTCATCCAACTTTCTGTGCTCTTATGCAGAAGACCTTATACCACCCTTAGCCGACTTCTTGATATGTATGTGTGGCTTTGTTCAATTGGCTTTTGAAGAGAGTTAAGCTAGCCATGATAGTCTACTAATCAGCAACCAAGGGTTCAAAGCGAACTCCACCACTTTCCAATCAAAGAACAAAGCACAATAATATCCTAAATTATTCATTACTAAAGATTAATGATTTGATTTTAcattttaccaattaaaaagtCCATGCCGGTTCTGGATATGCATGAACTGCTTTATGTAACATCTTCTGTAGCACTATCACTTTTTGATGTTAAAGGGTCCTACAATGTTCAGGTCTGTTTGGTTTTAGGGTAGAAAACTTCGAGAGAACGAGATGCATCGGTATGGGGAGCTCATTGTAAAGATTCTCCCTATGAGCATGAGtataaatttcaaagtaaaGCAGTGGACCACGTCCAAGTGTACAGGTTGGTAGACTTGTCTTCAATCCTTGTCTCCTAATCTTGTTGCTTCTTCTGCAATGTCATCTCATTTCCATTTAGACTAGGTAAGTCTTGATTcagataaaaaccaataaagCTTCTTTGTTcacttgtgagttgtgacctACCCCCCCTATCTACTATTGCTAGCTAGGCATTCTTAGAGAGTCTGAATCTTGACAACTAGAGTCTCTTTCTACTGCTGTATGCAGTGTATGTGATGTAAATGAATTGACTACTTTTCATGATCCATACAAATCCAAACCTCTCTAGTAGCTGGCACCTTGAATTCCCTTTGATTTCATGTACATGAACctttctgttaaaaaaaaatatatggtcCTTGCAATatcttttcctctctttatgTATGGGCCTTTGACTCTTTTCTGAACTGCCAAAAGAACTTGGCTTGGCTTTGGCTTTCAGGGTACTGTAGCTTTTTTAAGACATGGCCATTTAAGCTGTATAGATAAAGCTATATCTGAGTCCATAGTCATGGGCAAAGTGTGGCTGAACTAATTGCCCATAGACATAGTTGTGGGAGTTTTAAAGACATTGCTGAAGAGTCAGTCAAGTTGGCCAACTGGCAATAGCAACAGCAAGTGATcctacaaaaaacggggtctatagccgcgtttcaaaaacgcggctatagacaccgaaaacgcggctatagacctgaagccgcgttttctatGGCTGCGTTTACAACCCGGCCTAAGCGGCGTAGCAACAGACCctgcgggtctatagccgcgtttttgaaccaTGGCTATAGGcttcaggtctatagccgcgttttttaaaaacgcggctacagaccagACTTGAGCTGCGTTTAAACCCCGGCTATAACCCctccctaaaaacaaaaaaaaaatttactggggtttttttttccccaaaaaattcaaaaattcagctttttttttttaaacaaaaataattttctgggttttttttccccgaaaaattcaaaattcaaacaaaaagaatttttaaattaaacacaaacccaaaaaattcaaaatcaaacacaaacccaaaaagtttaaaatcaaacacccaaaaaattcaaaatcaaacaccatATACTGACAGTACAAATGCAACGTGCtccaaatttaaacaaaacaaacccaaatttaacactaaatccattcaaagaacacaaaagctcaagaacacaaacctatttaaacataagcacaatatcagcaacacaatagcaaaaataacttctagaaaaagtataatacccattaaaaaattagagaatttttaaTTCAAACAATGATATGGTGCTAAGCTTGAAGTTTTCCAGTGACCCTTGcttgaaaaatgaagtataAGGTGGTGTGGAGTGTACCGGTGAGAGGAGTGTGCgttgtgttgaaagaaaaaaagaaggaacgagagaaaaaaagaaggaaagagagaaaaaaaaaaaaaaaaaaaaagaagcagcagcaaagaaacaaagacaaaaaaagagcTGTGTTagagtgaagaaggaaaaaaaaaaaaaaaaaaaaaagagaaagaaaggagtTCTGCGTGACttgcagagaagaaagaaagaaagaacccaGGAAAGCAGAGATTgacgaaagaaagaaaagataagaaagaaaagataagagtggGGGTAGGTGGGAAAGTGGGTTCTGGGGTTTGTAATTGgtgttacctatagccgcgtttttgaaaacgcggctataaacCCTCCCTtagactaaaaaaatttattcggatgcacaggtcatccttttaaaaaatatatatattatttgactggacctatagccgcgtttttagaaacgcggctatagcccctcccttataaaaaaaattttattcggatgcacaggtaatctttttaaaatatatatattatttgactggacctatagccgcgttttcagaaACGCGActatagcccctcccttatatataaaaaaaaatttatttggatatacaagtcatgtttttaaaatatatatattatttgactggatctatagccgcgtttttgtgaaacgcggctataaccctcccttataaaaaaaatttgttctactGTACATAGcaccctattaaaaaaaatatttttgtctggacctatagccgcgttttgaGCTGCGTTTTAAGAAAATCAGGTTTTTCCTTCTCCTATATGACCTTACGTAATGTGTAATAGCCTCTTTTGTTTTATGGATCAGATCCAACAGAGAGCTTtagtaatattttcataaattatcAGGACTTTGCTtcttaattataaaaacaaatattagagCAGTATCAAGGATGATAATTAGAGTAGTGAGGTTGAAgcaaactttctctctctctctctctctagcctATAAGTGATATATAAGAAGTATGAGTGGtgtacaaataataataatgagttgAGGCATTAGGGCTTACAGTTAATTAAAGTAATATTTTAACATGCTCCCTTGAACTCAAGATTATAGTCTAAGGATTTATTAACAATAGTACAAAAACAAACTTGTGAAAGAGGCTTGTTTTCAACCAATTAATAAGTGAAAGTAATATGACAGAAATATAGCATACCTACATAAAATGGCCAACGATCTCAATATATTTGGGGTGCTTGTAAAATATGTCCCTATAAACAATTAAGAATGGCACTCCAATTATCATAATAAATAGAAGAGGTAATATATGTGTTGAGGTGCAAGTGTGAAACAAGCTCCTGTAGCAAGCAACGTAACTAGAAGCTTAAAGTTTGTGTCAATAAGAGCATAGTAGTTAATGCTAGAGCAAACTACTACTTAAATAAGATAAATGACTAGAAGAAAACAGTAGACGATTGTAGATCTCCGATTAGTAGGATCCCTTATCCAATCTACATTGAAGAAACTTGTAAAACGGAGATTGGAATGAGAATAGAAAACCATGAAAAAGCTTATCATTCACATATAAGGGATCCAAAAGACAACGACATAGGCAATATCCAACCATGTAACGATGAGATAGATCAAAATCCCTACCAACTAATGATAGAGAGTAACATTTTGTAGTAGTTGTAGTTCACCATCTATTGCATTCAGTTTAATATTGGCTTCTAGCGGAAAGTTTGTTGTCTTACACTACTAAATAAGGCCAACACTAGACATAAGATCATAGCCATAGGTGTACTCCACATGGGAGAGGAAGAACCCTAAGAGCTAGATGAGATCTCAAGGCTATGGAAATAAAAATAGCTAAAGGTGCCTGTATCcttcaattcaaattttcaaggcTATGAAAATAGCTAAAGGTGCCCGTATCCGTCAATTCAAATTTCCAAATGAGGAAAGTTTGTAACATATGAATACCTTGTCAATCATTTCtggaaagagaaagaatgatACCATTCTCAATGTGGCGGATGAACATCAAGGTAAAGTCATATAAGTTAAGAGGTAAACCCGGTCCGGTAATGGTTCTACTGGATTTAGCAAACCCAGCTCAAGATTTACATTAAGGAGCCCATCCTTAACATCGTTCTGAAAAAAGGTCCCAAGAAAGAAAAACTGCAACAGCATAGTTTGAAGGTAAAGCCCAATTGGGTTAtggtgattttttattattgcaaGTTTGCAACTGAAGTCGAATTAAGCATTGTTTCATCATGTATCAATTGGTTGTTGCGCAAATTAATTGGGGTTTCGAAAATTTTGAACCAGTGACAAATATAATAGAATTATACTTAGCCTCATCCCTAGAATATAGGATTTGAACCTGCGTTACCAAAAGTCAATGATAGGCCATTTAACTGGAAGCAAAAGCAAGGATCaggattcttcttcttcttttttcttttcttttcctcacaATAATTGGGGAAAGGGAGATTCAACTGATTATGGGATTACGGATTACCCTTAAATACTTTGGTAACCATATACATTATGTTGTAAAATCAGAAAAAGATATATATCCATAAGCTACTGCAAAGCATTAATCATCTTAATATTTCAGATCAAAAAATTGAGGGTTGTCCATCAAAAGTATTCCTGTTAAATGTACCACTGACATAAAATTCTACCACAATAAGCTTGAACAAtacatttccaaaaaaaaaaatcaaatcaaattgcTAAGGGCTAGGCGACATAGATTGGTTGCATAGAAGACAAATGTCAGTGGCCTGCCAAAACATATACGACAACCGATGATTGAAGATTGCGGTCCACTTTGAAATGTGAATGGAAAAACCTTTTAAGCTGCCATTATAATAAAAGATTCAGCcagaaacaaaaaccaaaacaaaactaaaaatgaaTAGTGCTAAAAGtgacaaaagaaataaaacgtAAATAAATAGTCTTAGCATGTACCTCTCTATAAGAATGCGAGATTAGAAAATCCCTCAATAATCTTTCTTCTGAATCAAACAACACAACATGACTAGGTTTTGACCAATTTTTTGCAAATTCTGATGCAAAACTGACAGGGTCCATCATGAAACGATCAGACTCATCTAGGACTCCTTTCTCTTCACTGTTGAACAAAACATTAAAGAGTAAGAATTATAAACCATCTGCATTTAGAGATTACACGGGGGAACAAATAAGTATTTTAGCCAAACTGCCAAACCTTGGTGAGCAGTCGAGAAAACGCATAGGTAAGTTGTGATGCAAAGTGGAGTAGTAAGGTGTTGCGTGGCATTGCATTAGGAAAAGGATGCTTTCAACTTTCTCATTTCTAGCTTCTTTGGATAGATAGATCATTACATCTTCAGTTCCTCTCTGTTTAGCATGCTTGCAGTTATgtatcaaccaaaacaaaaaataactctATTCTAAAAGCTTTGGCAGATTATTTTTTCCCCTCCTATTCTAGTTAACAaaatttatacacacacacacacaaaattataAGGCAGAAATAATTTCTAACAATTGAAGGGAAGAGGGAAAGAGCAAAAGGTAACCAGCTTTGTTTCATTGGCAAGGAAAATGATGTACCTGATGAACCAAACTCATATACAAGGCCATTGGTATGTTGGTAGCAAgcaagaagaagatgaaaatttgcatttttgaCGGACATCTGGTATGAATGTTCAAAGATCCTTTCTTTTCAGCATTTGGAGAATCAGATGCATTCATCTTAGCTAATGCATATCCAGAGAACATCAAAGCTATTGGGAGCACAGGCAGGACAAACCTGTAAAGAACCAAAGGTTCAAAATATGCATATTCACACCTATATATGTGCAAAACAAACAATTCTCAGACAAGGGTACCTGAACTCTTTGTGACCCAGTACACTGTAAAGTCCTAAAACCCATGCTATAAGGCCAGACAACTTCCATTGTTTGAATTGTATGATGCCAGCTACAGAAAATGGTAAGAATGTGAAGAGCATGACCGTAAATCCCTGAGTGAAGTACCAGTGCCACTTGTGAGTGCCATAATAATCTCCTCCAGAGGACAGAAAATTGAACTTTAGAAAATTAAGAGGTACTAAGACCCACGAGCCATACATCAAACGATCCAATAAACATGTTAGTCCAAGAACCAGCACCCTGATACATTAGTCAAACTGTAAGGGACATTATATAAATCATGCACAAACACACCAAAGGAGGGGGATGTGGATATTTTCAACAGTGTTGTGAGGAGGCTTACAATATAAATCCATCTTATTATGCTTAAATCTCTTCAAATAGTCAAATATTTTCAGATATAAAAAAGATTGAGTATGTGTAATATTTTCCAATAAGCACCCATCCTCTGCCTCCTCAATGTCAGGTTTACATTTGATCCACCAAAGTTTAGTATGCACAGGTATAGCTTGCACCCATATCACATCTTATAaggaatttcacaataaatattaCTTGCACTATCAGCTTCATCATGTGcataacataatttatttaaaatagatTTTACATGTTTGTGTGCATGTACAATGAGCAAATTGCTATGAAGTGGCACTTCATTTGTTTCTCCctaatcaaatataaatttctaaaattttcttttctttgtacTGGAAAAAGGTGGCCTATCAACAGAATACCTTTTTCTCATCTACATTAAATATTggaataaaactctctctagcATTTCGGATATCAACTTAAAGTTTGATAATGTTTACTAACCAATTGATTATTGCAAGTCAATGaaggaaagagaaaattttaactAGAGATAATTAGAGTCCCTTTCTAAAAGCATGAACagaaaaagacaacaaaaaaataGCTAGATGAATTCATGAATTTGAAGGCAcaaaagaaatgataaaattgcgataacaaacaaaaaaggtgCATTAATACCTACCCAATGGGAGCCACCTCAAGAAAAATGAATCTTAGTCTATCACGAGTCACAAACAGCTCAAGTAGGCCAACATACACCCATATAATAGCGCTTGTTGGTCGAATAGAAAAAGCCAATGCTGCTATTGCCAGACCCCACTTCCTTGAAACCAATGGAATTTTAGTGGAAGAATCTCTAATACAGGGCCAGTGGTATAGGCCAATAAGTGTAAGAACAGTCTCCAAATTATTTGACAACGTGCGAGGGAAACAAAATATCATAAACCAATTTGCCAATTGTGCAAAGAGCTGCAATAAGGTTAAGTATGCCATGTATCACAACTGCCTTAATAAGTAACAACAGTGCTATTTTATCTATAGTAAAGATGAAATGGTAGTTCCCCATCTTGAAATGAAGTTAGGatatatattgataatattCTAAACTATTAAGGTTGTGGGTTCACCACCCACTAGATTCATGTGCAACATTACCAATCCCaccctccaaaaaataaaaattaaataaactgtAAAGAGTATGAATAAGAAGGATACAGCCCATTTTGCAACACAATTGCCAAAGAGGACATCTGACAGCTTGTACATATACAAATCACCAACTGAGGAACATATGGACTGTAGCAGCCGTGGAGCCCTCATCTATGAAGAAAGGAATATAGGAAGTAAATATCTTTGAAAGATTACAAATATAACGCCAAGATTTAATGCATTTATGGAAGCACTGTAAGCAAAAGAAACCAG
This genomic stretch from Castanea sativa cultivar Marrone di Chiusa Pesio chromosome 1, ASM4071231v1 harbors:
- the LOC142622902 gene encoding mannosyltransferase APTG1 isoform X2, with amino-acid sequence MMRAPRLLQSICSSVGDLYMYKLSDVLFGNCVAKWALFAQLANWFMIFCFPRTLSNNLETVLTLIGLYHWPCIRDSSTKIPLVSRKWGLAIAALAFSIRPTSAIIWVYVGLLELFVTRDRLRFIFLEVAPIGVLVLGLTCLLDRLMYGSWVLVPLNFLKFNFLSSGGDYYGTHKWHWYFTQGFTVMLFTFLPFSVAGIIQFKQWKLSGLIAWVLGLYSVLGHKEFRFVLPVLPIALMFSGYALAKMNASDSPNAEKKGSLNIHTRCPSKMQIFIFFLLATNIPMALYMSLVHQRGTEDVMIYLSKEARNEKVESILFLMQCHATPYYSTLHHNLPMRFLDCSPSEEKGVLDESDRFMMDPVSFASEFAKNWSKPSHVVLFDSEERLLRDFLISHSYRELKRFFHSHFKVDRNLQSSVVVYVLAGH
- the LOC142622902 gene encoding mannosyltransferase APTG1 isoform X3, with amino-acid sequence MRAPRLLQSICSSVGDLYMYKLSDVLFGNCVAKWALFAQLANWFMIFCFPRTLSNNLETVLTLIGLYHWPCIRDSSTKIPLVSRKWGLAIAALAFSIRPTSAIIWVYVGLLELFVTRDRLRFIFLEVAPIGVLVLGLTCLLDRLMYGSWVLVPLNFLKFNFLSSGGDYYGTHKWHWYFTQGFTVMLFTFLPFSVAGIIQFKQWKLSGLIAWVLGLYSVLGHKEFRFVLPVLPIALMFSGYALAKMNASDSPNAEKKGSLNIHTRCPSKMQIFIFFLLATNIPMALYMSLVHQRGTEDVMIYLSKEARNEKVESILFLMQCHATPYYSTLHHNLPMRFLDCSPSEEKGVLDESDRFMMDPVSFASEFAKNWSKPSHVVLFDSEERLLRDFLISHSYRELKRFFHSHFKVDRNLQSSVVVYVLAGH
- the LOC142622902 gene encoding mannosyltransferase APTG1 isoform X1, whose amino-acid sequence is MRQRHKNPTIPPPNQPTTQKPKLSKSFIFSSTKRVFALCLAFRVVNALLVQTYFNPDEHWQALEVAHRIAFGYGHLTWEWKKGIRSYLHPVLFAVLYKVLSLLGLDTPWFMMRAPRLLQSICSSVGDLYMYKLSDVLFGNCVAKWALFAQLANWFMIFCFPRTLSNNLETVLTLIGLYHWPCIRDSSTKIPLVSRKWGLAIAALAFSIRPTSAIIWVYVGLLELFVTRDRLRFIFLEVAPIGVLVLGLTCLLDRLMYGSWVLVPLNFLKFNFLSSGGDYYGTHKWHWYFTQGFTVMLFTFLPFSVAGIIQFKQWKLSGLIAWVLGLYSVLGHKEFRFVLPVLPIALMFSGYALAKMNASDSPNAEKKGSLNIHTRCPSKMQIFIFFLLATNIPMALYMSLVHQRGTEDVMIYLSKEARNEKVESILFLMQCHATPYYSTLHHNLPMRFLDCSPSEEKGVLDESDRFMMDPVSFASEFAKNWSKPSHVVLFDSEERLLRDFLISHSYRELKRFFHSHFKVDRNLQSSVVVYVLAGH